caaaccgaggtcaagatgaggatgatgagtacgtccgcaccccatccgcggagtctatagaagactctcaaaacgaatcgggagaagttaacatgccaaatgacatttcggggcaaatagggcaagccttgatacgttatactccaactttgttagagaagattaagacgttgatcaatgatcaattagatgagaagttaaagacttttgttgctaataaccctaccttaagaggtgaagggggaagtggagtaaggcaagaagaggtagaagcccctaagagaaaggatgaccgttttgaatataagaacttcgcaaattgccatcctcccgagtttcatggtaaggttgaccctattgttagtcaaagatggattgatgagattgaagaaaccttcatgttgtgtgaatgccccgaacatttgaaggtaatttatgcggctcatcaaatgaagggtagtggatacgagtggtggaattttatagttaagtctcatgggcgagacgtggctacgagtttctcatgggacaagttccgtgaaatgtttatgacccaatttgctccacccgccgaggttagtaggttgaaatccgagtttatgaatatagagcatggaggtaagtcggtgaccgagtttaatgccgagtttaatgataagtctcgtttttgtccggacttcgtgtcaagtcccaagttgatgatggatcattatcatgaaaagttgaatcccgaaataagtgagtttatcgataagagtacttataagactttagccgagatgatgaatcgagcacttgttagagaacatgaacttaggaagaaggcggcgttcaagcgaaagttagatcaagagtccaaggtaatgcaaaatgttagtccgaaaaagggtaagtttggtttcgaatccccgcacaagtcaaaagggggttttgtgtcgggtaagagcggtgggaaagaagccaagtcgtgtaccaggtgtggtaagaatcatacgggtgaatgtaaagcgggtaccaccgattgttactcttgcgggaggccgggtcatagggccgccgaatgccctaagaaaggtaagcaatgttactattgttttgagaaaggtcactttcaagccgaatgtccggaatacaagaaggatttagctagtggtagtgttaagaaagaggttaagacggaaccgaagactagtgatagccgaccaagggcccgagctcatcagattaccgcactcgaagcgaaggagtcccaaaatgtggtgtcaggtacctttattgtaaactctttacctgcgcatgttttgtttgattccggtgctacgcggtcgtttgtatcatattctttttgtaagcattttaatatgaccccaagtatgttagaacacccattagaggttgaaatagcggataataagaccgtgatggtgtatagtatcattaaggggtgtgaaattattttggataatgaaaagtttgtcattgatttaatacccatgcaaatgggtgaatttcaagtaattgtgggcatggattggctagataacaatgaggggataattttgtgtcgtaagaaaatagtgttagttcaatcaccaagtggaaaagttatatggatttatggggaacgagctaggcgtgcaattcctatatgcacatatgctaaGGCTACAAGATTTTtatctcatgggtgttgtgcgtttttggcacatgttgttgatgatttgaaaaaggttgttgaattagatgatgtaccaatagttaacgagtttccggatgtgtttccaagtgaattgcccggtgtacctcccgagcgagaggtagagtttagaatagatttgatacccggggccacgccaattgccaaagctccatatcgattagccccatcggaaatgagagaaatgatgactcaattgcaagatttgatagataaaggttttatacgccctagtagttcaccttggggagctccggttttatttgtgaaaaagaaggatggaactatgagaatgtgtattgattatcgagaattgaataaagtcactattaagaataagtatccgttgccgaggatagacgatttgtttgatcaattgcaaggtgcaagtttcttttcaaagatagatttgaggtcgggttaccatcaattgaaggtgagggaagaagatgtccctaaaacagcttttcgaacaaggtatggtcattatgagtttgtggttatgccgtttggattaacaaatgctccggccgcgtttatggatttgatgaatagagtttgtcgaccgatgcttgataggtttgtaattgtgttcattgatgacattttgatatattctaagagtgaagaggaacatacggtacatttaagacaagtattagagactttaagaagggaaagattgtttgctaagttctctaagtgcgagttttggcttcgtgaagttcaatttttgggccatgtcattaacaagaagggtatttgtgttgatccggtgaagatagaggcaattatgagatgggaaccacctacgaatcctaccgaggttaggagttttctaggtttagcggggtattatcggcgatttatacaagatttttctagaatagccaccccactcaccaagttgactcgtaaaagtgtgccatggagatgggaagaaaagcaagaacaagcgtttcaactccttaaggaaaagctcgttcaagctcccatattggttttaccggaagggaatgagaacatgacggtttattgtgatgcttctaagaaaggcttagggtgtgtattgatgcaaaatgggaaggtcatagcttatgcttcccgacaattgaaggaacacgagaaacgctatcctacgcatgatttagaattgacggccgtggtttttgctctaaagatttggcgtcattatctttatggtgttaagttttccatttataccgatcataagaacttaaagtatttgtttgatcaaagggatttgaacgataggcaaaggagaggtctcgatttggtgaaagattatgattgtgagatcttatatcaccccggaaaagcgaatgtagtagcggatgctcttagtaggaagtcaagtcatcaaccgattaagataacaagcttggctatggtaatatcacctcaaatatttgacgatattcgtgttgcacaaggtgaagcattatcgcccgaaaacgtgagaaaagaaagaatcaaggggcaagttgacgattttgtggtagattctcgtggtttaaggcttagatatgggagaatttgggtacctttgcaaagtgatgttagaagtgagctccttgacttagctcacaagtctaagtattcgattcaccccggtgctacgaaaatgtatagagatttaaggaaagactattggtggccgggaatgaagagggatatagttaagtatgtgcacaagtgtcttacttgtcttcaagtgaaagccgatcatcaaatgccctacggtgaaatgcaacctttagaggtaccggtgtggaaatgggagcatattacgatggatttagtgactaagttgcctaagacccttagacaacacgatgcaatttgggttattgttgatagattgactaagagtgcattatttttggcaataagagaagcttcgtcatcggaagcaatgtctaagttgtatatgaaagaagttgttgcaaggcatggagtgccggtttccatagtttcggatagagacactcgatttacatctcgatattggaggaaatttcaagaggaaatgggtactaagttacatgtaagtaccgcgtttcacccgcaaacggatggtcaaagtgagcggactatacaaactctcgaggatatgttaagagcatgtgttatcgattttggtggtagttgggatactcacttacctttagttgaattttcatacaacaatagttatcactctacaattggaatggcaccatatgagatgttgtatggaaggaggtgtagaaccccgatttgttggggcgaggtaggtcaacgagaattgggaagcacggaaatagtgcaacaaaccaccgagatgattgatcaaattcgtgaaagaatgaaggcggcacaagatagacaaaagtcatatgttgataagaggagaaagccgatagaatttcaagtaggtgataaagtgatgctaaaagtttctccatggaaaggcatcatccgttttagaaagaggggaaaattgggtccaaggttcgtgggaccatttgagatagtggcgaaagttgggaaggtagcctaccgtttggctttacccgatgaattgagtaatatacatgacacgtttcacgtgtcacaattgagaaagtgtttggcggatgattcaacctatgttcctttgaatgaaattgaggtcgataataagttaagatatgcggagaagccggtaaggattttggatcaaaaggttaagcacttgagaaataagtcggttatattgttgaaggtattatggcaatttagaaaaggttccgaatgcacatgggaacccgaagaatggctcataAAATATTATCcggcgttgcatcaagaatggttcgcgaggacgcgaacaatccaagagggggagagttgtaacaccccaaatatttaaggtattattttatgtaaaattttattgctaagaaattaatggtaaaggatattttatgttaaatggacgaaagttaatgttgttagttaagtttcaagggactaaagatgcaaggttatgatttaggacctccttaactatagtttacatggggagggtagaaattgcaattatgccatagttgttttaataaaagaaattagaaatgctggaaattgattattattcacaaaaaataatatacagagagtgctcctgggttgtgtatgtcgacatttgcaagggaagaaggaggatccatcatttgttgaaatttaactcatgcaagcttgaatttgtgaaatctaacacaccctaatcactttagcaagctctaatcttccaatttcatcttcattgtgcacaattagggttcttaaaactctaaaagacaaggtatggattttgtgtctaattattgcttgcattgtatgctaatgatgagattatgcttaagaaagttgctatttgttaaattgtgcacatttggatgagttagtatggatttgttgttgattttggaagtaattacatgtatgaacttgcattatagatttatggcatgattatggtgagaatgatgatgttctagttagatttctagtcatgcacaccaagtgtttgttaaaatgcctcaatgagatgattttgtgttctagctagaaattttgatgaaggatgctcatgtatgaacttttgttatagtcataagttatagaaattgataatttgataagttaatggtgttagtaatgaaattgaattattatgcacatttgatgtttaatgaaaggattaaaggaaaagttgcatgataaagctaaaagtgatgagttagtaatatacatgattaaaatgtgatgtttgattggtaacatgcttgttttagaaaagatgggttcaaagttagaaagtatgaacgaatgtatgttgtgattagggggtaaagtgtaagtgtaagtatgaatgacgtaatgattcaagaaagttgtgattttgatttagttatgtgattaatgagattagctcatgtataggtgctaatcaaggaaaagaagttacaagtgaccaaggaaattcaattaagcaaggtgagtttatagggggtaatatgggcgggtcaagagtggcttagtgttctcggattgcatccgtgcaagagagtaacgactaagtgcactagttacgtagcttagatagaactattgggttagctcaatagttgtgtctatggatgatgcttagcttaggcaaggttattacattgctagtaatcttgcctatggttcatgttagcttagacacttcgggtgtctatgtatgagatgatgatagcttaggcatatttagtatgtctatgtttagcttagacatgattactaggttcggcctagtaagtcatgcctatggtatgaaagatcggatccgaaagtatgcaagcaatctaagggttgaaggataagtgttttgattatgcccaaatgatttatgttttgtgttttgttactttcctataactcactaagtgtaaaagcttacccccatgatgttttatgttttaggtgctaaggttcatcgagaaggtaaggaacccgtgtgaagagctggaggagcattggcattagcgtaagtggtattgcaagtcccttttgtaatcacgctctatggttaccgcttatcaaacgccatgtatttgaagtgtcatgtttgtcattattgaatttgggaccaaatgatggttttgtttcatgaaaacacgtttgatgtctaaatgttgttattagatggtatacgatgttagaaactgaatcttaagtttgtgtatgaatttggttgttttaaatgtgtttgagaatgatggaacgtgcaaaagttggtttaaatacaatgttgcaggtcaggcacccggattagggttatgtcgcgccgcggcaaaggggtccgcgccgcggcatataactgaagttgggaacagaagcaaggttaaggagtctaaaatttcctgtgttgtgtcgcgccgcgacaaggcttgccgcgccgcggcataagccttgtccggccagtgacttaacttttcaaaaaaaaaaaaaaaaaaaaaaaaaaaaaaaaaattttactcgaatcaaggcgttaaactaaggcctgataaagttaaatctaaaagagagtgatcattctgtgtctcttgggtttaacatgacatctaggacgaaaggacataatgaaaagattcacctattcatattcgagatgggaactcgaaaaggatgatgttattgaatggcacaaattcataacatattgggggtgatggacggtcgttaggtggtatccatcacttgcattaatttcttatgtttctcgtgcaagtgggagattgaaggtttttcgtatgcccgagagacatattaatttaatgtggctaatatgttatgatccaagtcgggtcatacccaataacaagcttaccgacaccctaaacgtattcaagcttaacgattaaatcattaagtaaatacgcgacacttggattttagaaaaatcggttttctaaaatgttatcacttgagataaattatttggataatttatatataattgtttataagttttaaatgactatattgtgttacattttataaaaggtttataaaatataaaagtaacataaaaatatacatgttttatatatatatatatatatatatatatatatatatatatatatatatatatatatatatatatatatatatatatcaagtttatatatatgtaaagacattattatataaaatatatggtggcagattttgggtctccaagactcaTATGCATGCCAtgttattgttacttttaagaacataaaaagtccatataagcatggggaactcttggaccaaagcaagacttattctctcaagtgtaactagtGTTTAAAAGcttgaaaaaaaaaactgatttcagCATCCTGCTGCTGTCCAAAACCGTGAGGTTTTATATATCAAAGGAGGTTCCAAGTTTGATTTTCAAGCTCACAttaagtgtctaattaaatcctaactaaaggctagggtgttggtcataagtttggggtataatctcttgaggtttcatgcttttggaactccattcatcatcatcttttatggtTGCTGCTGTCCAAAATCAGTGAGCATATTAAAGAGGTCTTCAATCTTGGTTggaaggtgattaagtgtctaaagtCTATTTAACtcaaaaggtggtgttggtgcatcaaaggcttggagttctttacacttgttcatcatcttcatcatcaattaacctcctaacttggagtaggtacatcccttgaactagctcttttacatttgagcatattttctagacttgatctattttggaattTATATCAAAATGGTTTAAATATATTGAAAGTTTTTTATGCATAATTGCTTCCGCTTAAATCTTGTTACATGcatgtttatgaaacttgtttatatGATGAATTCCTACAATATAAACATGATAGCCAGGTTACAATATAGGTGTAGAGAGAATGGAATCCCAATACAATATATTTATAGAGATGTGAAAAAAAGATGAactagggttttaataattagggTTCCATTGAAAACCGGTTTTCACAAAGCTGGTTTCAGTTCCTGTAAGTGAAATCGGTTTTCCAAACACGGTTTAAGGTTACATGTTACAGGTATGCATGCACATCAACAAAACGATTTTCTCATATTCGGTTTAAGGTGAGATGGTATAAATTGGCTTTGACAAACTCGGTTATAGTTGTTTTGTAAAAACTAATCTCATGAATACGTAAACTACAAAACGTAACAAAATATATACCCCAAAGAAATTCCATGTAACTTCACAATATTctccttatatatatattattaaatctaTCATCTATACATTAAAAACACATAAACCCATAAGATTAGAAACGATATATTTAACACCTCTCAAAGTTATCTAAAATGAAAAAACTTTTCCATTTTACATGTTCCCATGCATACAGTTGTGGCGGTGGATCTATGAAATGACACTTTTGCAGTAAAAATCATTACTTTCTATCCATTTGCATTACAAATTCCCATTATATATCACACTGTTTTTGTGGGTGTCACATGCACATAGAAATATGAACAAGAAAAAACAAGGTAAAAACATTAAAGGCAAACAAGCTACCATTAATCCCAATGATCTATCAGCAACAATAGGTAGAAAAATGGTTGCGGTTTCAGATATATTAACAACAACTACACCACCAATAAATGTTGAGACTAAGAAGATAAAAAAGAAGGCTAAGTTTAGGCCAAAAGTAATGAGTAATTCACCCATGACCGTTACTCCTTCATCACCGGGTTCAAGTTCCGGTTCGGGTTCGAGTTCTTGCAAAAGGATTTTAGATTTTGGTGATTGTGAGGTTGTAAAGATGAAGATTTTTACTAAAGGGGGATTTAGTTTCACTCGCGAGGTTTGCAGATACATAAAACCTAAAGATCGTCAGTTAAAACAGAGTAAGCATATATTATATAcggttcttatttttgtttttagtttatttGGTGAATGTTAAgtttatttcatatatattttacaGTTTGGAGTTCTCTAACTCTAAGGTACTACTGTATAAAAGTTGACATAAAATATTTTGGATGAGTTTTCTTGACCAGTTACAACTATTTTTACTAATATGTAACCGTGTAAATACGAGTACATAATTCTTTACACCCCGGTCATTCGCGGTTAGTCTGAACATGAAAACTTAATTTATTCGATTAATCACTAGGTATCtaaccttgtgttgtagctcatgttaTAGTGACCCGCCTCTCTTAGCGAGATATCATGTGTTCGACTCCCGTGGGGTTGAGCACAACTCACAATGTTGGTCTTGTTGGTAAGTTATCTCACATCGGCCATGGACAAAACAAATGTGtgcatataagtctaaggggaagtccctctatcactagttggtttttagaaaaggatggactcttgaacttatatgttgtacatgttgttgTACATCTAGTTgaaggcgggttatgcaactgcgagaGATGAACGTGTGGATGGTTTAGTCCCCTGGTGATCCCGAACGGAAACATAATTTATATAGTTGAGTAGATGCATACCTGAGAAACAAATTTTTATTGTATGTATTAAACTTGGTGCCGGCTTCTAGGGTAGGGCGACCGCACTCGGCTACAAAAAATTAGAAAAATTAGAATCAATAAACAAGAAGAATCATTATGGATtttctaaaaattttaaaataattGTTTGTACCAGAAAACAAAATCAAACCGGAAGCTTTTAACAATGGGAGATGAAAGAAACGAAATATTATTTTGTTATCCACTCAAGTCTTTCATGCAAGTATCTACTATTGTACTAaagtaacttttattatttaaacaattacatctAAATTTACTTACATATTCTCAAATGATAAACTACACAAATTTTATGTTAAAAGTTATTACACAAATTTTATGTTAAAAGTTATTTGAGGTTATTTTGAAAAGATAGCATCAAATAATTGTGGATTTATCAAATAATTTATTtatcaaataattgatttatcCTCTTTTGAAAAAAGTTAGGggcattttttattttatttttactatatCGCACTAGGCATCAAAATGCTGGAACTACTCAAAACTTGTTGTATGTATGTGGCGTACCCCCTTTAATATGTAATCAGATGATGTGTCATCGATTATGATCATCGATTGAACTTTTGTTAGATCGAAAAATTCAGTAGTAAAATGGTACATTTGTGTATCATTTGCCATAATTTGTACTAAATAAGTATATGTTCCCTGTTAATGGTATCAAAGACTATAAAAAAAAGGAAGATGAATGGTGGAAGAACGAGCAGGAGTTATTCCAACATCGGGTGTCGTCTTTCATTAGCGCCACACGTGTTGTTCAAGGTAATTACTGTAACCACTTATAGTTAAATTCATAAACCGAATTCAATTTTCTATGCAGGTAAATAAACAAATGTTAATATattaactttaattaacaggaaATAGACCATTTATGGGTTGGAAAGGTTCAGTTGTGGATTCAGTTGTGGGTGCATTCTTAGCACAAAATGTAGCAGACAATATGTCAAGGTTAGTGTATAGTAGTACACAGTTTGACAATTTGTGATGCGTAATAACGTTTCTTTACATTAATTGTTGTATTACGAAATGTTGTTTAGTTCTGTTTTCATGTCTCTTGCTGCGAAATACCCGAAAGTGAATAAGATTAAAGACAATCAAACCGAGGATGCTATAGATTGGAATGCAGTACGATGTGCAGATCTaaatgacttttctcgtgttatccAACTTAGAGGACAGAACAACAGAATTGCAACACGAATCCTGGTAATCAATACTatatattcacacacacacacacacacacacacacacacacaaaactaATGGATGTTGAACTTATGCAGGACTTCCTTAATAATATACATGATAACAAGTCTGGGATTATTGACCTCGAGTGGTTACGAAATGCGGAACAACAAGAAGCAACGTAAAATTTTCCAAATaggatacaaatttttttttttttttaattagtcgTGGTTTGGTTTGTAAACAAGTTACTTATCCTGCAGAGATTACTTTATGGGGGTGTTCGGATTGGGCATAAAAAGCACGGAATGTTTGCGGTTATTGACACTACGACAACGTGCGTTCCCGGTAAGCCTGGCAAACAGGTCGGGTTGGGTTGACAAACAGGTCGGGTTGGGTTGAGACCCAAATGGGTTTGGGTCAACACGAGTCATGGGTCGAACGGGTCTCGAGACCCATTTTTTCTCATAAAAttatttctcaaaaaaaaaaaaaaaaaaaaaaaaactatgttttattttttcatttctattattcaaataaaattaattttttattttataattttttgttTTTCTATTTTGTAAGCTTATTAATTTTTCGTTTTTATAATTTTATCATACTGAATGGGTTGGAAATGGGTTTTAGCAGGTCTAGATGGACCTTCGAATAATAATATCAATGGATTAAAGATGGGTCCATATTGGACCCATTCACTTTGTTTTCTCAAAACCCAATAGACCCAAATGGTTGACCTAATAGACCTGATTTTTGGTGTATGGGTCTTGATTGCCGGATATAGTACTTCACGGTAAGATTATTTCTTAAAATATCATGTCGAATTGTACTATTTGTATAATGTATGTATATTGTGAAATTTTTACAAGGTTGACACACATGTAAGCCGAATAGTCGTACGTTTGGGGTGGGTCCCAGTTGAAAAGCTTCCTGATGGGGTTCAAATACATCAACTAACAGAGTGAGCTTCATTTGAAATAACAACATTGTGTTTCGCTTATTTGATACGATAACGTTAATTTTGTGTTGTTGCGTTCAGGTACCCTAT
This genomic stretch from Rutidosis leptorrhynchoides isolate AG116_Rl617_1_P2 chromosome 11, CSIRO_AGI_Rlap_v1, whole genome shotgun sequence harbors:
- the LOC139875841 gene encoding DEMETER-like protein 3; translation: MNKKKQGKNIKGKQATINPNDLSATIGRKMVAVSDILTTTTPPINVETKKIKKKAKFRPKVMSNSPMTVTPSSPGSSSGSGSSSCKRILDFGDCEVVKMKIFTKGGFSFTREVCRYIKPKDRQLKQNYKKKEDEWWKNEQELFQHRVSSFISATRVVQGNRPFMGWKGSVVDSVVGAFLAQNVADNMSSSVFMSLAAKYPKVNKIKDNQTEDAIDWNAVRCADLNDFSRVIQLRGQNNRIATRILRLLYGGVRIGHKKHGMFAVIDTTTTCVPGKPGKQVDTHVSRIVVRLGWVPVEKLPDGVQIHQLTEYPMMDRVQEYLSLRFSNLDKETLYRELEEKPVRITNGAPCTPISYEPVLPIASPELVDIEDLFLDHEVNKLKNAGRSRTEHLVYELPDSHHLLQALDKRDTDDRNPYLLAIWPLAKSNDLQDEETVFGTLLVPCRTATRGSFPLDGAFFQINEVFSDDESSEKLLVVPRKLLLGLTTRTLSCGTSITAIFEGMSTMDIQDCFCEGYVCIRGFNMKTREPRPLHQRFHGSLTKTAKVNKVVKSPRTRRTNK